One Penaeus vannamei isolate JL-2024 chromosome 27, ASM4276789v1, whole genome shotgun sequence genomic window carries:
- the LOC113811021 gene encoding cuticle protein AM1199-like, whose product MKFAVLVCLAAVAAASPQFRNQPRQTFQDERQVAILRDDRQDSGDGNFNYNFETENGISVSASGTPGSEGQSNMQGSYRFTLPDGTIAEVRYVADEFGFRAESPLIPTPHPLPAHAIEQIRFAEEQRARGITF is encoded by the exons GCCGTGCTTGTCTGCCTCGCCGCCGTGGCCGCCGCCTCCCCGCAGTTCAGGAATCAGCCCCGCCAGACCTTCCAGGACGAGCGTCAGGTGGCCATCTTGAGGGACGACCGTCAGGACTCCGGCGACGGCAACTTCAACTACAACTTCGAAACCGAAAACGGAATCAGCGTTTCTGCCTCAGGAACCCCAGGCTCTGAGGGCCAGAGCAACATGCAAGGCAGCTACAG ATTCACCCTTCCCGACGGCACCATCGCCGAAGTGAGATACGTCGCCGACGAGTTCGGATTCCGCGCCgagtcccccctcatccccaccccccaccccctccccgcccacgccatcGAGCAGATCCGATTCGCCGAGGAACAGCGCGCCCGTGGCATCACCTTCTAA